GGATTTCGAGGTCGATGTTCGTTGAGATGGGGTGTAATATCCAAGGGGGAAAATTAGCGAATCGGTTCTGAAAGACTTCGTTTGGCCGTAGGTTTACATTGAGTTCCGACTCAATggttttgaatatttcgctAAATGGTACTTATCTGTTTGCCGGGAAGTTCGGATTACGTTGGTTTCGAAACGTGGTCGAAAAGATGGGTTTTTGGTTGGTTGCTGCTATTTTTATGGCTTGCGTTATGGAGAGCCATTTTCTTCTATAATGTAGGGAGGGTTCTTGTGCTTTTCGTGCTATACTTGAGATTGGACTGGTTCTGAACGCTCCAGTAGCAATTCTGAGCGCAGAGTTGTGAATGGTGTCTAGAGGTTTCAGTGATGAAGCTTTCGCAGAGGAGTATattgtagggattattttGGAAGTAAATCCCACGTGACtccgtgataataataatacgacaaCTAAAGACACCttcgtttaacaataacaagtaCAACAGTTTATTATCAATGTCCCACGACTTACAACAAGaataacaacgacaacgacaacggcaacgcaacaactttgacaacaacaacgacttaacaacaacaacgacttcaacaactacgacaacaacaacgatTTCTTCACGCCACGGTTCTCCTTCGAATGCCACGATCTTTTCCGCTCGTTCTTTTGCCCTTCCTAgccttttccaaattatcctactctctctctctctctctctctctctctctctctctctcttgcatccatactctttcgctctgtcNNNNNNNNNNNNNNNNNNNNNNNNNNNNNNNNNNNNNNNNNNNNNNNNNNNNNNNNNNNNNNNNNNNNNNNNNNNNNNNNNNNNNNNNNNNNNNNNNNNNctctctctctctctctctctcttgcatccatactctttcgctctgtctcactcgctatctcattcttactcattctctctcttcctttttatttccctctcgctcactcacacTCTGTCTTTCGGgcacgcaggacttcgaggaacctaaaCAATAAACTCAGGCCACTCGAAGTCGTCCAAACACGCTGTCGCCATCCGTCccattcattaccattttatgacaCTCGACCATGCATACCCGGAAAAAACCCTACAATATGATACAACCGTAATCCATTTTAGATCTTATTATGGCTCGGTAAGTATTGATAAGTACATCTTGATCAGCTCTCCAATTATTTGCAGCTAGTGTTTTCAGGATGTTGAGTCTGCTGTTGCATTCTTTTGTCAGGTATGAGATGTGTGACTTCTTTCAGTAGGTAGTTGTTTAGATATAATTTGGTGGGGGTGTATAGGTGGGTTCTATTGAAAGTTATGACTTCTGTTTCTGCTgtggaaaatttaaatccGGTGCTGTTGGTCCATTTTTGTAGTTCATTTAGTATTTTCTGTAGTATGCGTGTAATGGTCTTGGGGTTTTTTCCACTGCAAATGATTGTGAGATCATCGGCATAGAGAAAGGCTCTAGCAGGTGAGATGATTGGTTTCATTATGTCGTTTATAGTGAGCCGAAATAAGGTAACTCTCAATACTGAGCCCTGTGGTACTCCATTTTGTATTACGCACGTTCTTGATGTCATATCATTGACTCTAACTTTAATATGTCTTGTTTTGAGGAAGTTGCCaacaaatgtatttatattgccCGTAATGTTGAGTTTGTTTAGAGTTGAAATAATGCGTGGCCTCCATACCATATCGTAAGCTTTTTCAATATCCATGCATATTCCTATtgagaattgttttttttgCTAAAGCGTTGATAATGTATGTTTGGAGGTTGAGAAGTTGGTCATAAGTGGAGTGTAATTTCCTGAAACCTCTCTGAGTGGCTGAGAGTATGCTATGCTGTTCTAACACCCACTTTAATCTGCTGTTGATGATCTTTTCCATAATCTTACACGTGGTGTTTGTCAGAGAGATGGGTCTGTAGCTGGAGGGGATGGTAGGATCTTTGTTTGGTTTCGGGATGGGTACGACAACGGCTTCATTCCACTGCTCTGGGAACACTCCGTATTTCCACATgatattgaacaatttcattaggTATATTTTACCGGATTGTGGGAGGTTGGTAAGAAGTGCATTTGGGATTCCGTCCGGACCAGGGGACGAgtttctgcattttttaagTACTTCTTCCATCTCTTCAAGTTGTAAGGGGTTGTTTATCTGAGAGTACTTACATGGGTTCTCAGTTCTTGTGTGGTTATTAGTGGGTAAGTTTGCTTGCTTGGTTATGTATTCGGTGAagtttttatcataattattgcCGCTTGAGTTCATTTGAAAGTTGGATGCTAATATGTTAGCAATTTCTTCTTGATCGGTGGTAGGTGAGTTGTCTGGTCGACATAGAGAAGCAATGATGGAGTTGTGAAGTTTGCCTTTAATTGTTTTGATTTTGTTccatatttgttttataggtGTGTTTTTGTAAGAAATCCGACGTAATTTATCCATGATTGGCGTTTACTAGTTTTAATAGTTCTTCTGGATATGGCTCTgtatttcttgaatattatgAGGTTTTCTAAGGTGcgatttttcttgaatttgttGAAGGCGTGTTTGGTTTTCCTGATTGCCTCTTCACATTCATCATTCCACCATGGGACAGGCGTATGACGAGGTGATGCATTTGGTTTGGTTTTGGGTATTGTGAGATCAGCTGCATTGCGTATTGCATcgaggaaattgtttaataattcattgatttgATCGATATTGTTGTTAGATGGTTCTTCAAGTGAGAGGATTAGATTGtttagtttaattttgtattcacTCCAGTCAAGTATTTCAGTTCTCCACCTCGGTCCTTTGATTGGTATCGTTCTGTGTTCGTTGGAATTGTATGTAATACGGATAGGGAAATGGTCGCTATCATATAGTTCATCGGATACATCCCATTCTGTGATAGGTGCTACATTTGCAGAACAGAAGGATAAATCTATGGAGGAGACGGTGCCGTAAGATGGGGAAAAATGTGTCGGTCTATAGCCGTTTAGTAATATTAGGTTATGGttgtctattattttttcgatgatttttcctCTTGTATCAGTTTTGTTGCCCCACCGTATGCTATGACTGTTGAAGTCTCCGAGGATGATAAAGGGTTTGGGAATCTTGGAAATAAGATCTAGAAGTTCACTTTCAATGAGTTATTGACTGTTCGGAAGatacatattacatatgtatagtgGAGATGGCAGAAGGGTTTTGACTATTATTGTTTCAAGGTTAGAGTTAATATCTATGATTTCACTatgtattgaattattgacGTAGATCGCCATACCTCCGCTGGCGTGGGAGGTGTCGCGATTTTTGAAGTACGGAGTAAATCCTCTTATATCTGCTACCTGTTCGTGTTTGAAATTAGTTTCCCGAAGACAAATAATATCTGGTTTCCAGTGGTTTTTTAGAAGCTGTAAGTGGGCTAGACGTTGATAGAAACCATTCAAATTCCAATGTAAGATTTGTGTTGTCATAATAGTGCTTTCGTGGAGTTAGTAGGTGTCGCTATCTGTTTCAGATATTCAGTTGAGAGTTTGATCAGATGGATTATTATACAGGTTCTTGTTCAGTTTCTTAACCAGTCGGTGcagtcgatttttaatacttctgtCTTTGAGTAggggataaatatttttaatcatttcaattagGGCCATTATGTTGAGTGTATATTCTTTCGCTATTGTCATTGGATCGTTTTCTCCGAAAGTGTTTTCTAAGAGACTTTGAAATTGATCGTAGTTTAGAATGAACTTGTTGTCAGGTTTTTCGAAGGCTGGCTTCGCAGGTTGTAGCATATCCCCAATTTTTTCGATGATACTAGATAATGATTGGCTACGCTTGGGTTTTTTGGGGGGTTTTATAATAGGGGAGTTTTCCAGTTTTTTCGACGGTTCCACGTTGGGATCTTGATGTAACAGTTTTGAATCATTAGATCTTTTAGTGGTAGAGTTTTCGCTAGATGTGGATAGGGGTCTTTTGGAGCCAGTAGTTTCCAGAATTCGATTTGTGAATGTCAGTACGTCTATTAATGTTACCGGGAGTTTGGTTCGTtgtttttttcgtttttgtcAGGATTGGGCTGTGAAGTGTTAGGGATTGGCATTGTTGTGCACCTAGGGTTTTCGGTGGCAGACTTTGGTTGCTCCTGGAACAAGTTACATTGTTTTGCAACGTGACCTTCTTCCTTACATAGGAAGCATCCAACCTTCTCGGTGGAACTGAATATGCGATAGCTTGTATTGTCgtgatcgattaaaaattattccggtatttttgcaatatcgtttgaatgaatatataattgtcTCCTAAAGCTTAGGACATGGGTGAAACCAAGGTCTTGAATGGCTGCTCTTAGAAAGGTGATTTTAGAGCAAAGTTTAATATTCATGTccttaaagaatttttcaatgtgcTCATTAGGAATACTGGGTGACACATTTGAGAGGGTGATTCTTTGGGCCGGGGAGATTGGCGGCTTAACGACAGCACTTGAGTCCTTGATCGTAATTGATGAATATTTGGACAGGAGACGGTGAACTGTTTGTTTGTTGTATAAGTAAATACACACCCGACCATTTGagattctgaaaataaatcttatgGCACTGTTACCAGTCAAAGTTCCGATAGCTCGGGCATAGTCCGTTATGGTGGCTCCATCAATGCTGTCTACAATGATAGCTGCTTCTTTACTTGGGTACGTGTTGGACATTGTTATGGATGCATAGGCTGGTGTAGGATTATCTTCGGTTTCTTTGTTGTCAGCGTCGAGACTCCTGTACTCGGAGGTCTCTTGCGTTTTATAACCTCTAATCATTTTATCGTATGGGGATTCATACTCTGTGCGCAcgatgtatgtatgtatgtatgtatgggtggatgtatatgtgtatgtacGTGTGTATGTACGCCTTGGAGCActtcttttgttatttcacGCACACAGTTTCACagatttacttatttactggTACTCGCAATCGTCGACAGAAACACGTCCGAACTGTATGACGGCTCGGAAACAACTGTCTTGTTATTATTCAATGGTTTTACCTGGAATGGTTTTACTtggaaatttatagaattatttaatgcaGAGTAAATGTTATTCTCTGAAATAATCAGTATCTCGTTTCAACGTTTAAACTCGTCCGGAGACCATTTAGCTTCCCATCGGTGCCATTTCAACCATACTTCCACAGTTAGTTAGTCAGAAACAGAGCCAAACGACTCGTCTCGCTGCTCTTCTACAGTTTAATCGAATCATCCTTTCTTTTGACGTTCGAATCTCTTGGGATCGTTCGAGGACcatttcgttcattttcgGCCCGTTTCACGGCCCCCCGGCGACCATCCAATCAAACCCGGATCCAAATGGCTCGTTTTACAAACGAAGGGGTTGCAACGAAACGACAGTGCCCGCGTTTCCATTCTTTTTTGTCTCTTCACTCTTTCGCAATTCCACAGTCGCCGGCTGAGAAATGGCGCCGTTCCATTCGCCGGCGTCTCGTAAATCGCCGCGGAAACGGCACCAAGCCGTGAAACTCGTGTGCAGCCGCGGTTTTTCggtggaaatgaatttttccgaAGTCGCCCGTCGACATTGATATCCCTGCGGAAAACATGGCGGCTGACGGTATCTTCCTCGGCGCGACACGTGTCATGCGTCATGTGTCACGGCCGAAAGTCCAGAGCGATCCAATGATCTGTCCGATCCAGAGAacagacaattttaaatcgaacgaaaatgtTGCCGCGAATTAATTAGCGGGAATTAAGCGGCAGACCGTGGAGATCTCTGCGCTCGTTTTCCGACTTTTTTCCGGCGGAGGTTGCCAGGAAAATGATCGCCAAATTCTTTCGCTTTGCGGCTCGCGAATGATACACGCAATATGCTTGTTTAACAGTagataacatttaatattaacacttaaTGAtggtaataacatttttactgtaGATTGTCTTTTAATATGTAACATGTATGGCgccattgtattatttattacaatgcaTTGTCCATAATATTTCCACaacgtatttatttcttcttttgtaCAACAATAGGTAAAGAATGTCGACGCACCTTGTCTCTCGACAAATGTTACGTGCAAACCTAGATTTACTGTCTTGCAAAGTTGTTTGCCCCAGATACTATTACATTACATAACGAACTTGTTAAGTAATTTTTTGCGTCGGAAGATTATGCGGATAACGATTACGTTGATCATGTAATAATAAGTCCaagataatgtaatataagtGCATAAAGATCGGCAGCCTACTGTCGTGACAGTATCAAGGGTCTCCGTTATCCCGATAACAAAATTATCTGTTACATGATCAACGTAATCGTTATCCGCAACTAAAACATTCTAAAAtagtttacaatattttcaccgCAGCGTTACGGTGTCCGAACAGCTTCGAACTCATGAATGTTCCAATAGAAATGACTAACTCTGCAATCACGTGTGTCGATTCTCTGAACCTGGAAGTGCACACATGTGATTGTCCTTTCGGAACAAAAGTATCCACGTGGACTGGACACGGAACCCACTGGGGTTTAATTATCGTTAGATGGAAAGACGATTATATAGTTTGTAACTCGTTAAAATGATTCAAGACAGTGATAGGTAACTGGGTATTTTCTGTTTGTTACGATCATTGCAGAAAGTATTTAATTCGCgtgaagatccgcagtctaattatcatgaataaatgaaaaactaTATAATCGTCTTTCCATCTAACGATAATTACATGAGCAGTAAATATCCGCAGCCTAATGATAATTACACGAACGCCTACACGTACTTCacgtctttttattaaaattagtatgctacattaaaatataattaatataatataaatatgaaaagaaaacgagGCTCGCGTGTACTGCTGGGTCGCACGCACGatcattaaataaactataccCAATAAGATACAGCTGTTAATAAAAACAGATTGGATTACGACACTTTCTTTTTCCCGGACGGTTTTTGGTCCACGATTATTAAGCTGAACGCGAACTGCACCACCCATATTACGAGGTAGATAGCGAGGATCGCCACACCCAATAGGAACAGGTAAACGTCCAGCAGCTGTTGTTGCCACCAGGCCAGATTCATCGCAGGTGTTTTCAACGCATTCGAGCCATGCCTGATGACGTACTCGGTCCAGAAGACGGCGGTGTCTGCTGGGCTTAGAGGACGGTCCAGGAACTTTGCAGACACCTTCTTTGCGGTTTCACTGAAAAAAGAAAGTGTCGCTCGATTACCCCGTTTACGTTGCAATTTTCAATGGTGCCTCCGAGCGTTGTCATTCGGATGCAAAGGGtgaaatactttattaaatataaacagatTTAGGAATGCAGACATTGTTGCGAATTATGGTAATTTTGAACGCCTTTCAATGGATGAGATTGacatttcaattgaaaatatctcgGGATTAATAATGCCTTGGTAAATTGAGATTAAGAAGAAGGGAGTCGCTAATTACCGGTACTGTGGGTCGTGCAAGATAGCATTCAAAGCTCCGTCCAGTTTCTCCACCGTGAGGGTGTCAAGCTCTAATCCAATTGCAACTTTGGCCTGGACGTAGGTGTTGATATTGATAAATTGATCGGCAAACAAAGGTATACCGATCAGAGGGACGCCATAGTGGATCGCCTCCTGGGTTCCCATAAGTCCTCCGTGAGTGATAAACGCCTTTATATTCCGGTGCTCTGCGAGAATAAATTTCACGTTGTTTGAATACCCGCGTCAATCATTCATCttcgaattttaatgaaatatatttgttccTCGTTGGTGTAATTTCATTCTTGCATGAGATAACATattttgagatatttttataacgataatagtaattttctattcaatattcacGTGCTCAATAGGTAACACGATGTTTTTGACTCGATATTTAACACGACAATTtctagtttatatttaatacgataatttcgtattcaatatttaacatgATCATTTCTACTCAATAATTAACATCACAAAATCTACCCTATAATTAATACGATACTTTTTACCCAATAttcaatagaataatttctgctgaatattaaccctttacacttgagtggcgactctaaggcaccactcaattttttctatcacgttccaaaataatctttgcATTAATAAGgtctgaatttaaaaaattgttacaagtgGAACTGTTtgtatgaatcacaagaatcaattacgtatgcataaaatgcattttgttatataaaatggaatgctgtaagccagagaaattattttaggtttaCGTTTATAATGgcttcgagagcaaagggttaatttgaatctattcaatgttaaatagaataatatctaataaatatctactgaataatttctgttcgatATTAATCCTAGTCATTGATCGAACAGTTTCTCCAACAGAAACTCACTAAGAACTTTGACTTGTGGTATCCATGGCGACGTGTGAATGTTCTTTGGCAGTCCAGGTGGCAGCTCGTTGGGATTCGGTATCTTCATCAAGACCCGGACGGGTGCGATCTTTCCCAGGGACTTGTAGAATATTTCGAGATGCTTCATGGGGAACGACTCGATTTTCACCATCGAGCCGAACGAGAAGTAGACGAACCCGTTCGTGCTCTCGTTCATCCATTTCTCCAGGCTCTGCAACAAGACGGCACCTTTTAATCACGAGATCAGAAGGTTGTTTCCGTAACATTATTACGCCGCGTTGTTCCTTCCGTTGAATTTCGTTGTGTTCGCTCGACACCGtacacaatattattatactccCGGGGCTCGTCCTTTGTACCAGTCGGCGTGGCCATTATTCTTTTGAGAACGAGGTAGCTTTAAAAGCAGCTTAAATGCGGCTTAAAACGGAGCCGCGGAAAATTCTCACGGTCCCTTCGTCATAGCGGAGACCGGTCCTTTTGAAAATGAGGATTCATCGAGAATGATGTCAAGGTAATAAAgcggaagaaaattaatttgcggAATAAGATCCAATTAGCAACGTCTTCGACAATAAAATCATACGACGTGGCGAATCATGAATATGCCCAACGTATATGATAACGTACGTagtgaataatgaatatatgtataaaatcgatatagaaatcaattacatttgaaataatgagaattacgaaatcaaattcacagcaacgacaaaataaaatatgttctaTCTGATAAAGTCAACGAGAGAAATTGAACAGAAAACTCGGACAATGATTCGCAGAGATCATGTTGAGGTCGATAATATCCAAGTCTCATCGTTCTCAGAAGAAGTGGCAGCGGAGGTGGGGGATAACAATGAAGATGAGATAATTACGGGAGACAATTCGACTCCTTCCTCCGTCACGTGTAGTCCACCGACTTCGATGAGCGCCGGGGTCATGGCCTTGATCCCGTTCATGGATAAGTGCGAGTTGACGAGGATCATCGAGAGGTTCTTCTCGAGCGTCCTGACGTCCGGTATGTCGTCGCCCAAGTACTTCCTCGCGATCTCTGTCTGCGGCTTCGAGTAGTGCAAGAAGTTCAGCTCGTGGTAGGTAGAATGCAGAAAATTGTACGTCCTCTGCCAGAAGTTCATATTCTCTGGTAAGGTGATCAGATTATTCGCCGCGTACGCCAGGTTGTGCGGGTTGCCGATCAGGTCGTGGTGCCACGGATAGAGGATCGCCGAGGCAACGCCGATGATCGGCACCTTCAACAGGTGGCCGATCGCGAAGTAGCAATGCGCACCGAACACCTGAAACATAACGAACAGATGTCTTTCATAGTCGAACTTCGACATTTTTCTAGCACGAttcgattttgtaatttattctacgATCGTTCGAAATCACCTTTTTCgtaaagttttaattgaaatcttGATTCGATTCCATGCGTCTCGAATGGTAAATTGAGCTTTCAagaaatagtgaaataaagtaaaattagtCTTCGTTAACGAAGAAGATAGTTCGCGATTGTTTAAAACCATTGGAAGAAAAAGTACGTCATCGACTGCTGTTCCTTGGGATTATCATCGTGGGCGGAAACCTGTAATTCACTGACGACTATAGACAATGGCAAATTGTGCACGCTGTGACATAATTTTCAGGATCGACGATAACGTAATGAAggttatatataatgtaacgtTACCAAGCCAAAGTAATCAAGAATTCAAACGTCAAACTTATAACAACCAATGTCTCGGTTTACAGCAAGTTGCCTCTGCCGCACGTTGCTTATCGCGATATAATTCGTCCCATAGAGATTAGCCATGACTCGTCAATTTTGCAACGAATGATTACTTTCCGCTCTGGACTTTTCATTTTCGTGCGTTGTCTACACTCATGGTAGCTTCGCGTCGATATAATTATGCAACACGTTTTCCAACGTCATCTCGTTGATTAACACGTTACAAGAGCGTGACGGCTCGAACATGCAACCGACTTCGTAAACAATCTTGCTGAAAGATATCTTGCAATCGGTATCGAACGTGTCCGATAACGAGACAATGAATCTGAGTCGTAAACGTGACAGCTTGGATTCGATAAGTGATTAAATAGCTATTTAACTGATTAATTTAGTATCTTGCAAGTGTCGATTTTAATCCGATCCTCCATCTTTTAGAGCTACGACGAGTTGTGACTTTCCTCTATGCAAATCGGACGAGTTATTATCGTAGCTTCGTAAATCACATTTTTACGATTGTAAGAAACCAG
This sequence is a window from Augochlora pura isolate Apur16 chromosome 9, APUR_v2.2.1, whole genome shotgun sequence. Protein-coding genes within it:
- the LOC144475446 gene encoding UDP-glucosyltransferase 2 isoform X1; its protein translation is MKLLALICLCTILSTCHGYRILALFPFSGKSHFMMFEQLMKALARKGHQVDVVSTFPLKKPHPNYNDIVALPTTRQFVNNITFTDMNEMLILAVSHSVAVIAGNDVCESLSNPKIQQLAKNPPKDPAYDAVLVEVFGAHCYFAIGHLLKVPIIGVASAILYPWHHDLIGNPHNLAYAANNLITLPENMNFWQRTYNFLHSTYHELNFLHYSKPQTEIARKYLGDDIPDVRTLEKNLSMILVNSHLSMNGIKAMTPALIEVGGLHVTEEGVELSPSLEKWMNESTNGFVYFSFGSMVKIESFPMKHLEIFYKSLGKIAPVRVLMKIPNPNELPPGLPKNIHTSPWIPQVKVLKHRNIKAFITHGGLMGTQEAIHYGVPLIGIPLFADQFININTYVQAKVAIGLELDTLTVEKLDGALNAILHDPQYRETAKKVSAKFLDRPLSPADTAVFWTEYVIRHGSNALKTPAMNLAWWQQQLLDVYLFLLGVAILAIYLVIWVVQFAFSLIIVDQKPSGKKKVS
- the LOC144475446 gene encoding UDP-glucosyltransferase 2 isoform X2, coding for MKLLALICFCTILSTCHGYRILGLFPFNGKSHFMMFEHLMKALARKGHQVDVVSTFPLKKPYPNYNDAIVLSPARVYMNNLTFQTMQEKLIPSMSYAIGVLAGNKVCETLSDPKIRELVTNPPKDPPYDAVIVQVFGAHCYFAIGHLLKVPIIGVASAILYPWHHDLIGNPHNLAYAANNLITLPENMNFWQRTYNFLHSTYHELNFLHYSKPQTEIARKYLGDDIPDVRTLEKNLSMILVNSHLSMNGIKAMTPALIEVGGLHVTEEGVELSPSLEKWMNESTNGFVYFSFGSMVKIESFPMKHLEIFYKSLGKIAPVRVLMKIPNPNELPPGLPKNIHTSPWIPQVKVLKHRNIKAFITHGGLMGTQEAIHYGVPLIGIPLFADQFININTYVQAKVAIGLELDTLTVEKLDGALNAILHDPQYRETAKKVSAKFLDRPLSPADTAVFWTEYVIRHGSNALKTPAMNLAWWQQQLLDVYLFLLGVAILAIYLVIWVVQFAFSLIIVDQKPSGKKKVS
- the LOC144475446 gene encoding UDP-glucosyltransferase 2 isoform X3, yielding MRLLALFCFCTILSTCHGYRILGLFPLNGKSHFIMFEHLMKALAKKGHQVDVVSTYPLKEPYPNYKDAIVLTAPRQFMNNLTFQEMKMLKGSASLTVATLLGNDLCETLSDPRLHQLAKNPPKDPPYDAVFVEVFGAHCYFAIGHLLKVPIIGVASAILYPWHHDLIGNPHNLAYAANNLITLPENMNFWQRTYNFLHSTYHELNFLHYSKPQTEIARKYLGDDIPDVRTLEKNLSMILVNSHLSMNGIKAMTPALIEVGGLHVTEEGVELSPSLEKWMNESTNGFVYFSFGSMVKIESFPMKHLEIFYKSLGKIAPVRVLMKIPNPNELPPGLPKNIHTSPWIPQVKVLKHRNIKAFITHGGLMGTQEAIHYGVPLIGIPLFADQFININTYVQAKVAIGLELDTLTVEKLDGALNAILHDPQYRETAKKVSAKFLDRPLSPADTAVFWTEYVIRHGSNALKTPAMNLAWWQQQLLDVYLFLLGVAILAIYLVIWVVQFAFSLIIVDQKPSGKKKVS